The Nocardioides panzhihuensis genome has a segment encoding these proteins:
- a CDS encoding amino acid permease: MRHALNAIARVLLCAAGFVIAIYGTLQLDGLKSLSFREVLHEPIFWLTVFGSVLTGIAFAVLQRPQAPSGRVPQPAETVEARTARTEPQKHETSESAAEDGDKLSLVEVVGLAAGGVIGSGWLLAVPGLHESLGEAALLGWAAGGVLMLTIAVVMVEFGLISQRTGGLLFHPHDAFGPLVVIVLAASLWISYAINPAAQAAAAVDGLAEVVPALAGPDGLTGTGSVLAVLVTAAIIGFVLLPRRLVLRTNAVLTLVKIALPVVLVVFLVLAVPGRPAGTDSVPGPTTTGVLSALITSGVIYAYIGFQAPLDVTGEVRGGPRAVARRVRWAVYGTVVGSFLLYSALQLVYAEHMATSGAEHGTSYARLTDSATLVGAQMDWLVVLVRLAAIIAPIGSGIVFTYALSREVYTLSAERYVPSGLHEPRASRLPGRRGDSFWLILLVNLVLALVVLVAVGGDWHTLAVLNTIPILILYAVTCVVLAVRSELLRTGLQQLLPVAAYAAFVAIALVVNESAWDRVWKGVAVIAWGSLVLLVLPWLHHLRFPGLGWYDAKNHGARLFSRDPANRPFVVLAVYLAALTLLSAVRHRLGDDSVWSVWSLRGLVMIVTSGAFVLLVGAGRRYLRQTRLTTTRT; this comes from the coding sequence GTGCGGCACGCCCTCAACGCGATCGCCAGGGTGCTCCTGTGCGCCGCGGGATTCGTGATCGCCATCTACGGCACCCTGCAGCTCGACGGGCTCAAGTCGCTGAGCTTTCGTGAGGTGCTGCACGAGCCGATCTTCTGGCTGACCGTCTTCGGAAGTGTGCTGACGGGCATCGCGTTCGCGGTCCTGCAACGGCCCCAGGCCCCTTCGGGTCGTGTCCCCCAGCCAGCGGAGACCGTCGAGGCCCGCACCGCCCGCACCGAGCCCCAGAAGCACGAGACGAGCGAGAGCGCCGCCGAGGACGGCGACAAGCTGAGCCTCGTCGAGGTCGTCGGTCTCGCCGCGGGCGGCGTCATCGGGTCCGGCTGGCTCCTGGCCGTCCCCGGCCTCCACGAGAGCCTGGGCGAGGCCGCGCTCCTCGGCTGGGCCGCGGGCGGCGTGCTCATGCTCACCATCGCTGTCGTGATGGTCGAGTTCGGGCTCATCTCCCAGCGCACCGGCGGGCTCCTGTTCCACCCGCACGACGCCTTCGGGCCGTTGGTGGTGATCGTCCTGGCGGCGTCGCTGTGGATCTCGTACGCGATCAACCCGGCCGCTCAGGCAGCGGCCGCGGTCGACGGGCTGGCCGAGGTCGTCCCCGCGCTGGCCGGCCCGGACGGGCTCACCGGGACCGGCTCCGTCCTGGCGGTGCTGGTGACCGCCGCGATCATCGGCTTCGTCCTGCTGCCCAGACGGCTCGTGCTGCGTACGAACGCGGTCCTGACCCTGGTCAAGATCGCTCTCCCGGTGGTCCTCGTCGTGTTCCTGGTGCTCGCCGTCCCCGGACGTCCCGCCGGCACGGACTCGGTGCCCGGGCCCACCACGACCGGTGTGCTGAGCGCACTGATCACCAGCGGCGTGATCTACGCCTACATCGGCTTCCAGGCGCCCCTGGACGTGACCGGTGAGGTCCGTGGCGGCCCGCGCGCGGTCGCCAGGCGGGTGCGCTGGGCGGTGTACGGCACGGTCGTCGGGTCGTTCCTGCTCTACTCCGCCCTCCAGCTCGTCTACGCGGAGCACATGGCGACCTCCGGGGCCGAGCACGGCACCTCGTACGCGCGGCTGACCGACTCGGCCACGCTGGTCGGAGCGCAGATGGACTGGCTGGTCGTGCTGGTCCGCCTCGCCGCGATCATCGCCCCGATCGGCTCGGGCATCGTGTTCACCTACGCCCTCAGCCGCGAGGTCTACACGCTCAGCGCGGAGAGGTACGTCCCCAGCGGCCTGCACGAGCCGCGGGCATCGCGGCTCCCGGGCCGCAGAGGCGACTCCTTCTGGCTGATCCTGCTCGTCAACCTGGTGCTCGCCCTGGTCGTCCTGGTGGCGGTGGGCGGCGACTGGCACACCCTGGCCGTGCTCAACACGATCCCGATCCTGATCCTCTACGCGGTCACCTGCGTCGTCCTGGCGGTGCGCTCCGAGCTGCTCCGCACCGGGCTCCAGCAGCTCCTGCCCGTGGCGGCGTACGCGGCCTTCGTCGCCATCGCGCTGGTCGTCAACGAGTCTGCCTGGGACCGGGTGTGGAAGGGCGTGGCGGTCATCGCCTGGGGATCCCTCGTCCTCCTCGTGCTCCCGTGGCTCCATCATCTCCGGTTCCCCGGCCTGGGCTGGTACGACGCCAAGAACCACGGCGCGCGGCTGTTCTCCCGCGATCCGGCGAACCGTCCGTTCGTCGTGCTCGCGGTCTACCTGGCCGCGCTGACGCTGCTGAGCGCCGTCCGTCACCGGCTCGGCGACGACTCCGTCTGGAGCGTGTGGAGCCTGCGTGGCCTGGTGATGATCGTCACCTCGGGTGCCTTCGTCCTCCTCGTCGGCGCCGGCCGCCGCTACCTCAGGCAGACCCGGCTCACGACGACCCGGACCTGA
- a CDS encoding NYN domain-containing protein, with product MEVSAFATLPDTVRGRIVALTAGVLPDVARLPPALKRIADFAPARRAKAGGAMIASALDADDEVREKIGSQLRPAYVTEGSPDDLVLPEDPAEAAAVVWLVRPDGWEVSLKEALDRLEAAAVPAVDAEVARLRGKLTAAEDEIREVRADRKARIDDLKADNTALRRKLGEARAAAREVGTGLDEALTDARAALSRAEDEIAARDRQLRQLRSQIDKLEREAAAERRTSKADREGASLRARFLLDTLLDAAGGLRRELALPPVTGTPGERVESELASADAVAGVGVTSSAHLEQFLAMPRVRLIVDGYNVSKALWPDSALDAQRLRLLRGIAPIAARTGAETTVVFDAHSASVRPTAVPPRGVKVLFSPEGVIADDVIRDLVDAEPSGRIVLVATDDAEVVKDVRRAGARTVPLSSLSPLLA from the coding sequence ATGGAGGTCTCCGCGTTTGCGACGCTCCCCGACACGGTCCGGGGGCGCATCGTCGCGCTCACGGCCGGGGTGCTTCCCGACGTGGCGCGGCTCCCACCCGCGCTCAAGCGGATCGCCGACTTCGCACCCGCCCGGCGCGCCAAGGCCGGCGGCGCGATGATCGCCTCGGCGCTGGACGCCGACGACGAGGTGCGGGAGAAGATCGGGAGCCAGCTGCGCCCGGCGTACGTCACCGAGGGCTCCCCCGACGACCTCGTCCTTCCCGAGGACCCGGCCGAGGCGGCCGCCGTCGTCTGGCTCGTGCGTCCCGACGGCTGGGAGGTCTCGCTCAAGGAGGCCCTGGATCGGCTCGAGGCCGCCGCAGTGCCGGCGGTCGACGCCGAGGTCGCCCGCCTGCGGGGCAAGCTCACCGCGGCCGAGGACGAGATCCGTGAGGTGCGTGCCGACCGCAAGGCCCGCATCGACGACCTCAAGGCCGACAACACCGCTCTGCGACGCAAGCTCGGGGAGGCCCGGGCCGCCGCTCGTGAGGTCGGCACGGGACTGGACGAGGCGCTGACCGACGCCCGCGCGGCGCTCTCCCGCGCCGAGGACGAGATCGCCGCGCGCGACCGCCAGCTGCGCCAGCTCCGCAGCCAGATCGACAAGCTGGAGCGCGAGGCGGCCGCCGAGCGGCGTACGTCCAAGGCGGATCGCGAGGGCGCCTCGCTGCGGGCCCGGTTCCTGCTCGACACGCTCCTCGACGCCGCGGGCGGGCTCCGACGCGAGCTCGCGCTGCCTCCCGTCACCGGCACCCCGGGCGAGCGGGTGGAGTCCGAGCTGGCCTCCGCGGACGCCGTCGCCGGTGTCGGCGTGACCAGCAGCGCTCACCTCGAGCAGTTCCTGGCCATGCCGCGGGTCCGGCTGATCGTGGACGGCTACAACGTCTCCAAGGCCCTGTGGCCCGACTCGGCGCTCGACGCCCAGCGGCTGCGGCTGCTGCGGGGGATCGCGCCGATCGCCGCCCGCACCGGCGCGGAGACGACCGTCGTCTTCGACGCCCACTCGGCGTCCGTACGCCCCACCGCCGTGCCGCCTCGCGGCGTCAAGGTCCTCTTCTCCCCCGAGGGCGTCATCGCCGACGACGTCATCCGCGACCTCGTCGACGCCGAGCCCTCCGGCCGCATCGTCCTGGTCGCGACCGACGACGCCGAGGTCGTCAAGGACGTACGCCGCGCCGGCGCCCGCACCGTCCCGCTCTCCTCGCTCTCGCCCCTGCTGGCCTGA
- a CDS encoding NlpC/P60 family protein has protein sequence MTRDRKRLIAGAAGIAAIGVAGIIPAATPAQADPDIDDVREKVDKLYTQAEAANEDYSNAKLRLQDIKDQLKDLNADEKRQSKELDEIRAELRDSVLRQFEGSDVSAVGQVITSEDPQEFLAGLSTVSSYNALQADLLARYNTEAEALQVRREATEDAKSQMAKVKTTMQKKKSEIDKKFEAAQAELDELEADELEEFQAAGAGAGIPANLPPPSGRAKKAVDYALAQVGDAYVYGATGTESWDCSGLTMGAWGAAGVGLPHSSSAQYSSGPQVSRDQLAPGDLVFYYSPISHVGIYIGNGMIVHASNPSTGVKVSPMDEMPYTGAVRPG, from the coding sequence GTGACACGCGACCGGAAGCGACTCATTGCCGGAGCAGCCGGCATCGCCGCCATCGGTGTCGCCGGGATCATTCCCGCAGCGACCCCCGCCCAGGCCGACCCAGACATCGACGACGTTCGTGAGAAGGTCGACAAGCTCTACACCCAGGCCGAGGCCGCCAACGAGGACTACAGCAACGCCAAGCTGCGGCTGCAGGACATCAAGGACCAGCTCAAGGACCTCAACGCTGACGAGAAGCGGCAGAGCAAGGAGCTCGACGAGATCCGCGCCGAGCTCCGTGACTCCGTGCTGCGGCAGTTCGAGGGCTCCGACGTCTCCGCCGTCGGCCAGGTGATCACCTCCGAGGACCCGCAGGAGTTCCTCGCCGGGCTCTCCACCGTCTCGTCCTACAACGCGCTGCAGGCCGACCTGCTGGCTCGGTACAACACCGAGGCAGAGGCCCTCCAGGTGCGCCGCGAGGCCACCGAGGACGCCAAGTCCCAGATGGCCAAGGTCAAGACGACCATGCAGAAGAAGAAGAGCGAGATCGACAAGAAGTTCGAAGCCGCTCAGGCCGAGCTCGACGAGCTCGAGGCCGACGAGCTCGAGGAGTTCCAGGCCGCCGGTGCCGGAGCGGGCATCCCCGCCAACCTGCCGCCGCCCTCGGGCCGTGCCAAGAAGGCTGTCGACTACGCCCTCGCCCAGGTCGGCGACGCCTATGTCTACGGCGCGACCGGCACCGAGTCGTGGGACTGCTCCGGTCTCACCATGGGTGCTTGGGGTGCGGCCGGTGTCGGGCTCCCGCACTCCTCCTCGGCGCAGTACAGCAGCGGACCCCAGGTGTCGCGTGACCAGCTCGCCCCCGGCGACCTGGTCTTCTACTACAGCCCGATCAGCCATGTCGGCATCTACATCGGCAACGGCATGATCGTGCACGCGTCCAACCCGAGCACCGGTGTGAAGGTCTCGCCGATGGACGAGATGCCCTACACGGGCGCTGTCCGTCCGGGCTGA
- a CDS encoding M48 family metalloprotease: MNATRRTSWVVLVVGAVAFVVLAWLLIPWQPYPGGALELPDERDVFTVEELERMLAYSGAVRWISRAGLVVSLVVACVLGFTPIGRRLVARLRGPWLLRVVLAVVVVTLVGWIATLPFGVAIQRLQVRYGLSRQEWGSWLGDSLLNQVVGIVTTSLALLALFACIRLGRRWWPALAAGLVAGLVVLGSFVYPVVIEPLFNDFEPLPRGQLRTEVMAIAEREGVELDDVLVVDASRRTTSLNAYVTGFGSTRRVVLYDNLVDSQRGAAARGAVLSVVAHELAHAKHDDVLVGTVIGAAGAVAGVGLLGLLLSYRRREEYATPEAVPMLMAVFALASVLAMPVEHGLSRHVEARADVDALRATGDLESFTRLQHDLGVRSLSDPSPQAWSQWWFGSHPTTLQRIAIAHRILD, from the coding sequence GTGAATGCAACGAGACGTACGTCCTGGGTGGTTCTCGTCGTCGGGGCGGTCGCGTTCGTGGTGCTCGCCTGGCTGCTGATCCCGTGGCAGCCCTATCCCGGTGGCGCGCTCGAGCTGCCCGACGAGCGGGACGTGTTCACGGTCGAGGAGCTGGAGCGGATGCTGGCCTACTCCGGCGCCGTTCGCTGGATCAGCCGGGCCGGCCTCGTCGTCTCGCTGGTGGTCGCCTGTGTGCTCGGGTTCACCCCGATCGGACGGCGTCTGGTGGCGAGGCTGCGGGGCCCGTGGCTGCTCCGGGTGGTGCTGGCGGTCGTCGTGGTCACGCTCGTCGGCTGGATCGCGACGCTCCCGTTCGGGGTGGCGATCCAGCGTCTGCAGGTGCGCTACGGGCTCTCCAGGCAGGAGTGGGGCTCTTGGCTGGGTGACTCGCTGCTGAACCAGGTCGTCGGCATCGTGACCACGTCCCTGGCGCTGCTCGCCCTCTTCGCGTGCATCCGCCTGGGCCGGCGCTGGTGGCCGGCGCTCGCCGCCGGTCTGGTCGCCGGTTTGGTGGTGCTCGGCTCGTTCGTCTACCCGGTCGTCATCGAGCCGCTGTTCAACGACTTCGAGCCGCTGCCGCGTGGCCAGCTCCGCACCGAGGTGATGGCGATCGCCGAGCGGGAGGGCGTCGAGCTCGACGATGTCCTGGTGGTCGACGCCTCCCGGCGCACGACCTCGCTCAACGCGTACGTCACCGGCTTCGGCTCCACCCGCCGGGTGGTCCTCTACGACAACCTCGTCGACTCGCAGCGAGGCGCCGCCGCGCGCGGAGCGGTCCTGTCCGTGGTCGCCCACGAGCTCGCCCACGCCAAGCACGACGACGTCCTGGTCGGGACGGTCATCGGTGCCGCCGGCGCGGTCGCCGGCGTCGGCCTGCTGGGCCTGCTGCTGTCCTACCGGCGCCGGGAGGAGTACGCCACCCCCGAAGCCGTCCCGATGCTGATGGCGGTCTTCGCGCTGGCGAGCGTGCTGGCGATGCCCGTCGAGCACGGGCTCAGCCGGCACGTCGAAGCCCGCGCGGACGTGGACGCGCTCCGTGCCACCGGTGACCTGGAGTCGTTCACGAGGCTGCAGCACGACCTCGGCGTACGCTCGCTCTCCGACCCGTCGCCGCAGGCCTGGTCGCAGTGGTGGTTCGGCTCGCACCCGACGACGCTGCAGCGCATCGCGATCGCCCATCGCATCCTGGACTGA
- a CDS encoding AMP-binding protein, which produces MREFSTPATYVVPPTGNLTDDVVRNAAEAPDVAVLSRPGADGTWVDVTSAEFLGEVASVAKGLIAAGVGAGDRVALLSKTRYEWTLLDYAIWFAGATTVPIYETSSAEQIEWILQDSATVAVIAEDSGHMSRISEVRAGCPALNNVWSISDNAVELLGKLGTDITDEQLEARRSAVTPEDTATLIYTSGTTGRPKGCVLTHGNFMFELGVVVDSLDDLFTFEGRSTLLFLPLAHVFARIIQIGCIKSRTRLGHTPDIKNLVADLGTFQPTFVLAVPRVFEKVYNTASQKAVADGKGKIFDLATEVAIEYSRATETGRAPFLLAAKHKLFSKLVYGKLLAALGGNCSYAVSGGAPLGDRLGHFYRGIGVTVLEGYGLTETTAALTVNLPEAFKIGTVGRPLPGTAVRVADDGELLFKGGQVLKEYWQNPEATAEAKTAEGWFHSGDLGEVDDEGFVKITGRKKEIIVTAGGKNVAPAVLEDRLRAHVLVDQCIVVGDGQPFIGAVVTIDPEALPTWAEANGKTGDIDALVEDEDLRAAVQSAVDDANKAVSKAESIRKFVIISDSWTEEGGQLTPSLKLKRNVVMREFSHEVDALYSK; this is translated from the coding sequence GTGCGCGAGTTCTCCACGCCCGCGACGTACGTTGTTCCCCCCACCGGCAACCTGACCGACGACGTCGTGCGCAACGCCGCCGAGGCACCCGATGTCGCGGTCCTGAGCCGTCCAGGCGCGGACGGCACCTGGGTCGACGTCACCTCCGCCGAGTTCCTCGGTGAGGTCGCCTCGGTCGCGAAGGGCCTGATCGCGGCGGGTGTCGGAGCTGGAGACCGGGTCGCGCTGCTCTCGAAGACGCGCTACGAATGGACGCTGCTCGACTACGCGATCTGGTTCGCCGGCGCGACGACGGTGCCGATCTACGAGACCTCCTCGGCCGAGCAGATCGAGTGGATCCTCCAGGACTCCGCGACCGTGGCGGTCATCGCCGAGGACTCCGGCCACATGAGCCGGATCAGCGAGGTCCGCGCCGGGTGCCCCGCGCTCAACAACGTCTGGTCGATCAGCGACAACGCCGTCGAGCTGCTGGGCAAGCTCGGCACCGACATCACCGACGAGCAGCTCGAGGCCCGCCGCAGCGCGGTCACCCCCGAGGACACCGCGACGCTGATCTACACCTCCGGCACCACCGGGCGCCCGAAGGGCTGTGTGCTCACCCACGGCAACTTCATGTTCGAGCTCGGCGTCGTCGTCGACTCGCTCGACGACCTGTTCACCTTCGAGGGCCGCAGCACCCTGCTCTTCCTCCCGCTGGCGCACGTCTTCGCGCGGATCATCCAGATCGGCTGCATCAAGTCGCGCACCCGCCTGGGCCACACCCCCGACATCAAGAACCTCGTCGCCGACCTCGGCACCTTCCAGCCGACCTTCGTGCTGGCGGTGCCGCGAGTCTTCGAGAAGGTCTACAACACCGCCTCGCAGAAGGCGGTCGCCGACGGCAAGGGCAAGATCTTCGACCTGGCCACCGAGGTCGCGATCGAGTACTCCCGCGCCACCGAGACCGGCCGGGCGCCGTTCCTGCTCGCGGCCAAGCACAAGCTGTTCTCCAAGCTCGTCTACGGCAAGCTGCTGGCCGCGCTCGGCGGCAACTGCTCCTACGCCGTCTCCGGCGGCGCCCCGCTTGGCGACCGTCTCGGCCACTTCTACCGTGGCATCGGCGTGACCGTCCTGGAGGGCTACGGCCTGACCGAGACGACCGCCGCGCTCACGGTCAACCTGCCCGAGGCCTTCAAGATCGGCACCGTCGGACGGCCGCTGCCCGGCACCGCGGTGCGCGTCGCCGACGACGGCGAGCTGCTCTTCAAGGGCGGTCAGGTGCTGAAGGAGTACTGGCAGAACCCCGAGGCGACCGCCGAGGCCAAGACCGCGGAGGGCTGGTTCCACTCCGGCGACCTCGGTGAGGTCGACGACGAGGGCTTCGTGAAGATCACCGGCCGCAAGAAGGAGATCATCGTCACCGCCGGCGGCAAGAACGTCGCCCCGGCCGTCCTCGAGGACCGCCTTCGTGCCCACGTGCTCGTCGACCAGTGCATCGTCGTCGGCGACGGTCAGCCGTTCATCGGCGCGGTCGTCACCATCGATCCCGAGGCCCTGCCCACCTGGGCGGAGGCCAACGGCAAGACCGGCGACATCGACGCCCTCGTCGAGGACGAGGACCTGCGCGCCGCGGTCCAGAGCGCGGTCGACGACGCCAACAAGGCGGTCTCGAAGGCCGAGTCGATCCGCAAGTTCGTGATCATCTCCGACTCCTGGACCGAGGAGGGTGGCCAGCTCACCCCCAGCCTCAAGCTCAAGCGCAACGTGGTCATGCGCGAGTTCAGCCACGAGGTTGACGCGCTCTACAGCAAGTAA
- a CDS encoding SRPBCC family protein, which yields MADQTTSTIVIEAAPPAVMAVIADFKSYPAWAKGMQEVSVVETGVDGRAEQVRFVLDVAPIKDEYTLAYDWDGDRQVTWSLVKGNLLRSMDGAYVLRDLGGRTEVTYRLALDLSIPLIGMLKRKGEKVLIDTALRGLKQRVEN from the coding sequence ATGGCCGATCAGACCACCTCGACGATCGTGATCGAGGCTGCGCCCCCGGCAGTGATGGCGGTGATCGCGGACTTCAAGTCCTACCCGGCCTGGGCCAAGGGGATGCAGGAGGTCAGCGTCGTGGAGACCGGCGTCGACGGGCGGGCCGAGCAGGTCCGGTTCGTGCTGGACGTCGCGCCGATCAAGGACGAGTACACCCTGGCGTACGACTGGGACGGTGACCGCCAGGTGACCTGGTCGCTGGTCAAGGGCAACCTGCTGCGGTCGATGGACGGCGCCTATGTGCTGCGCGACCTCGGCGGCCGCACCGAGGTCACCTACCGGCTCGCGCTCGACCTGAGCATCCCGCTGATCGGCATGCTCAAGCGCAAGGGCGAGAAGGTCCTGATCGACACCGCCCTGCGAGGGCTCAAGCAGAGGGTCGAGAACTGA
- a CDS encoding ArsA family ATPase, which yields MRILLFTGKGGVGKSTVSAGTAAMSAARGLRTLVLSTDAAHSLADAFGLSDGHRDGALGSEPVQVTEHLYVQHVDAQRRFEQSWAEVQGYLLSVLDTIGVDRIAAEELTVIPGAEEVFALLELRRMAVSGEWDTIVVDCAPTAETLRLLALPEALGWYLERILPVQRKMVKALKPVLTKAAGVPMPGDSVFDALVRLHGELAEVRALLSGPEASVRIVLTPERVVLAEARRSWTTLSLYGYRVDGVVANRIFPAGGSDDWRAGWVKAQDDVLSDVEASFEGLPVWRSFYRPTEPVGVDDLREVAEAAYAWSGRIDPLAVPETAAPFRTETTEDTTIVHLALPGLAQWVGRDQVQLGRNGDELAITVGAYRRLLTLPAALARMSVSGARVEGGELRVAFSRQPTKTESE from the coding sequence TTGAGGATCCTCCTCTTCACCGGCAAGGGCGGCGTCGGCAAGTCGACCGTCTCGGCCGGCACCGCGGCGATGTCCGCGGCCCGCGGCCTGCGCACCCTGGTCCTCTCGACCGACGCCGCCCACTCCCTGGCTGACGCCTTCGGCCTCTCGGACGGGCACCGCGATGGTGCGCTGGGCTCGGAGCCCGTCCAGGTCACCGAGCACCTCTACGTCCAGCATGTCGACGCCCAGCGCCGCTTCGAGCAGTCCTGGGCGGAGGTGCAGGGCTATCTGCTGAGCGTCCTGGACACCATCGGGGTCGACCGGATCGCGGCCGAGGAGCTGACCGTCATCCCCGGTGCCGAAGAGGTCTTCGCGCTCCTGGAGCTGCGCCGGATGGCGGTCTCGGGGGAGTGGGACACGATCGTGGTCGACTGCGCCCCGACCGCCGAGACGCTGCGGCTGCTCGCCCTCCCGGAGGCCCTGGGCTGGTATCTCGAGCGGATCCTCCCGGTGCAGCGCAAGATGGTGAAGGCGCTCAAGCCCGTGCTCACCAAGGCCGCGGGGGTGCCGATGCCCGGCGACTCCGTCTTCGACGCCCTGGTCCGGCTCCACGGCGAGCTCGCGGAGGTCCGTGCCCTGCTGTCGGGACCTGAGGCGTCCGTACGCATCGTGCTGACCCCGGAGCGGGTCGTGCTCGCCGAGGCACGCCGGTCCTGGACGACGCTCTCTCTCTACGGCTACCGCGTGGACGGTGTCGTCGCCAACCGGATCTTCCCGGCCGGTGGCTCCGATGACTGGCGCGCCGGCTGGGTCAAGGCCCAGGACGACGTGCTCAGCGATGTCGAGGCCTCCTTCGAGGGGCTGCCGGTCTGGCGCTCGTTCTACCGGCCCACCGAGCCGGTCGGGGTCGACGATCTGCGGGAGGTCGCCGAGGCGGCGTACGCCTGGTCCGGTCGTATCGACCCGCTCGCCGTCCCCGAGACCGCGGCTCCGTTCCGCACCGAGACCACCGAGGACACCACGATCGTCCATCTGGCGCTGCCCGGCCTGGCCCAGTGGGTCGGGCGCGACCAGGTCCAGCTGGGCCGCAACGGCGACGAGCTGGCGATCACCGTGGGTGCGTACCGGCGACTGCTGACCCTGCCTGCCGCACTTGCCCGGATGAGTGTCAGCGGGGCGCGGGTCGAAGGTGGGGAGCTGCGGGTAGCGTTCTCACGCCAGCCGACGAAGACCGAGAGCGAGTAG
- a CDS encoding ROK family glucokinase: MTVKKLACGVDVGGTKILGGVVDHHGNIIEDHRVESPAKSPEAVEAAIIEVVQELKSRHPIECVGIGAAGYIDKDRSTVMFAPNIAWRDVPLKERLEKVLELPVVIENDANAAAWGEFEYGAGAEVDNMMLVTVGTGVGGGLVLEGELYRGAFGVGAEIGHMRVVPNGHLCGCGNRGCWEQYASGSALVRNVRSAARAGSLLARDVLDRAEGDLDKIKGPLVTEAARDGDAFAIEALTDLGIWLGEGIASIAAVLDPAVVAIGGGVADADDLLLGPARRAFEAQLTGRGHRPMLDIRKATLGNDAGLIGAADLARK, translated from the coding sequence ATGACGGTGAAGAAGCTCGCCTGCGGCGTCGACGTCGGGGGCACCAAGATCCTCGGCGGTGTCGTCGACCACCACGGCAACATCATCGAGGACCACCGCGTCGAGTCGCCGGCCAAGAGCCCGGAGGCCGTCGAGGCCGCGATCATCGAGGTGGTCCAGGAGCTCAAGTCCCGCCACCCGATCGAGTGCGTCGGCATCGGTGCGGCCGGTTACATCGACAAGGACCGTTCGACGGTCATGTTCGCCCCCAACATCGCCTGGCGCGACGTGCCGCTCAAGGAGCGGCTGGAGAAGGTCCTCGAGCTTCCGGTCGTCATCGAGAACGACGCCAACGCGGCTGCGTGGGGCGAGTTCGAGTACGGCGCGGGCGCCGAGGTCGACAACATGATGCTGGTGACCGTCGGCACCGGCGTCGGCGGCGGCCTGGTCCTCGAGGGCGAGCTCTACCGCGGCGCCTTCGGCGTCGGTGCCGAGATCGGCCACATGCGGGTCGTGCCCAACGGCCACCTGTGCGGCTGCGGCAACCGCGGCTGCTGGGAGCAGTACGCCTCCGGGTCGGCGCTGGTGCGCAACGTACGTTCCGCGGCGCGAGCCGGCTCGCTGCTGGCTCGCGACGTCCTGGACCGCGCCGAGGGCGACCTCGACAAGATCAAGGGTCCGCTGGTCACCGAGGCCGCCCGCGACGGGGACGCCTTCGCGATCGAGGCGCTGACCGACCTCGGCATCTGGCTCGGCGAGGGGATCGCCTCGATCGCCGCGGTGCTGGACCCGGCCGTGGTGGCCATCGGCGGGGGAGTGGCTGACGCCGACGACCTGCTGCTCGGACCGGCCCGGCGCGCCTTCGAGGCGCAGCTGACCGGCCGCGGACACCGGCCGATGCTCGATATCCGCAAGGCGACGCTGGGCAACGACGCCGGGCTGATCGGTGCCGCGGACCTGGCTCGCAAGTGA
- a CDS encoding ROK family protein, whose protein sequence is MSESGSVHVGVDIGGTKVLAAEVSPAGEVLRTAHRSTPGRRVELELVEDALTEAVTEVAAGRPVAGVGLAAAGFVDAAGERVMFAPHLPWRGEPTLSRLSERWGTRVALDNDANCAALAELELGAARGVDSALLITLGTGIGGAVVLDGRVVRGRNGMAGEFGHMQVVPGGLPCECGLTGCWEQYSSGNALVAFVRARVETEEYAGCALDELAAGDPLKITGPAVTAAAARGDALALAAYESVGSWLGVGMAGLVAAFDPELLVVGGGVSTAGDLLLGPARTALEASLVGRHHRDVPRIVTTAFGAEAGVVGASILARRLTSSPGRDQT, encoded by the coding sequence GTGAGCGAGAGCGGGTCCGTCCACGTCGGTGTCGACATCGGCGGCACGAAGGTGCTCGCAGCGGAGGTCTCGCCGGCCGGTGAGGTGCTCCGCACCGCTCACCGCAGCACGCCGGGCCGCCGGGTCGAGCTCGAGCTCGTGGAGGACGCGCTGACCGAGGCGGTCACCGAGGTGGCCGCGGGCCGGCCCGTCGCCGGAGTCGGGCTGGCGGCGGCGGGGTTCGTCGACGCCGCCGGTGAACGGGTCATGTTCGCGCCCCACCTGCCTTGGCGGGGCGAGCCGACCCTGTCTCGGCTCTCCGAGCGCTGGGGCACTCGGGTGGCGCTCGACAACGACGCCAACTGCGCGGCCCTGGCCGAGCTGGAGCTCGGTGCTGCCCGCGGGGTCGACTCGGCCCTGCTCATCACCCTCGGCACCGGGATCGGCGGCGCCGTCGTCCTCGACGGCCGGGTCGTCCGGGGTCGCAACGGCATGGCCGGCGAGTTCGGCCACATGCAGGTCGTGCCCGGCGGGCTGCCGTGCGAGTGCGGTCTCACCGGCTGCTGGGAGCAGTACTCCTCCGGCAACGCGCTGGTCGCCTTCGTGCGCGCCCGCGTCGAGACCGAGGAGTACGCCGGTTGCGCGCTCGACGAGCTGGCCGCCGGAGACCCGCTCAAGATCACCGGCCCGGCGGTCACCGCCGCCGCGGCCCGCGGCGATGCGCTCGCGCTGGCGGCGTACGAATCGGTGGGGTCGTGGCTGGGGGTCGGGATGGCCGGCCTCGTCGCTGCCTTCGACCCGGAGCTGTTGGTCGTCGGCGGCGGAGTCTCGACTGCCGGCGACCTGCTGCTGGGACCTGCCCGGACGGCGCTGGAGGCCTCGCTCGTCGGGCGCCACCATCGCGACGTGCCGCGGATCGTGACGACTGCCTTCGGTGCGGAGGCGGGGGTCGTGGGCGCGAGCATCCTGGCTCGCCGGCTCACCTCGAGCCCGGGCCGGGATCAGACCTAG